The Topomyia yanbarensis strain Yona2022 chromosome 3, ASM3024719v1, whole genome shotgun sequence nucleotide sequence TGACTATCCAGTAGCATTATCTAAACAGTATCAGTCTATACCAAACAGCATACGACCAAACAAGCTCACTGCTGCCAGCAGGATAAATGCAAAGCAGCACAACAAACCAAACACAGTTTCCACAGCTGTTCCGAATAAATATCTCTGTATCTGTAACTATAGTAATAGGTAAATTCTCTTCCCGAAGAGATAACTTTGATTGCACttcataataaaaaatataaaattcaaaatacaaACTAATAATAATCGTAAACGGCACTTTGAACGAATAACATTAAAACCTATCTGACTAATCTTTGTTCCGTTTTGTGTTGTACATGACGAATGAATCCAATtcaaagtcacgtaaataaaaataaatttaaaagtatTTGTTCCGTGTCGGCCCTTCTACACTTCGTTTCTAATTTGCAATGGCACTGCTACTGGCACTATGGCACCGAATCAGATTCGGCTGCGTGGTAAGCACTTGTTTAAGAGTTTCCAGCGTCTTCAAACAGATCACCACACAGCATCCCTTGGAGATACCCTCCGCAGGGCCCCTGCAGTCGCAGCTCTGCTGCCCGATGAGGCTTGTCAGCAGTTCGGAGATCGGTTCCGCTGTTGCCGCCGCCTGTGTTGTACTGGACGACTTTGACGAACAGCAACCTTTGCCGGATGATGAACTAGGCGTGGGTGGTACTTTCTTACCATCACACATATTTCCCAAAGCGAGTTCAGTCGGTTCCGGTTGATGATCCTGGTACGAATTGAGACTTTCTACTAGTGCTGGAAGAGAGGCCATTtgatgttgctgctgctgctgctgatgagTGGATGCCGATTGAGGTCTACACGGACGTTCCGGGCCACACCCACCGATACAACCCTGGTGAGGATCGCATTGACAATTGACACACCGACAAATGTCTGCATCCGCCGTTATATCCTTCAGTGTTTTGATTGGTTCAGAACAGTCATTATTGTTGGTATCCTGTTGCTCCGAACCCGTAGGTAGTATACCTTCCATGAACAGCTCGTTCAAAATCGTGTCCGTATCTTGATTGCCCATCTGTTCCAGTTTTGCAACATTTTGTTCGCTTATATGAATTGCCTCGTCAATCTCTTTCCTTGCGCTTTCTTGCAGTAAATTCTCATCGTAATAGCCGCCCAAGAATAGCTCACCGCTGCCGTCGCTCTGCTCCGGTTCTGCGAAATCCGCCACGTTAACGTTGAACGGAAGATCGACATAGGATGGAACACTGGTGGGCAGTGCCACGCAAGATGATGTCACCGGATCCAATGCAAGTGGTTTCGTTTCCAGCACCGATATGTCTACCCAAGGTGCGTTGAATTCCTCTTCGGAGGCAAGTGCCATTTCCAGAGCTTTGGATTCGTGGAAGTCCACCAAGCTATACGGAGCTTCAGTAGGTTGCACACCTAATTGCTCCTGGTCCTCCTCATCTTCCGGTTCGTCCAACGGCGGGAGCTCGTCTTCAATTATCAGTTCCGGGTGGGTCTCTTGCTTGACTATACTTTGTTCTGTTTTTGTGGCTCGATCCAATTTCCTCTGTTTCCTAACCgattttgaggattttttcttCTGTAAAAAAATGTCTTCGTCACAGTGATTATAATAAAAACAATGGCACATAAACTTACAGGTTTCTCATGAGTTTTAGTGTGTGATTTGAGACTATGGGGCGTGCTGAAAGCTTTCTGGCAATCGGATACGGCACAGGAAAAGGGCCGCTCACCCGAATGAGTTCGAATATGGGTTTTCAGATGATGTGATGCAGTAAAGGCCTTGCCGCATTTTTCCTCTTTACATCTGAAACGaaatgaaatttattttatttgtgcaaAATTTCtggcattattttttttatattgtgacgacatataattagcaagggacaggaaggtgaagtattttcaaatattaagagccatagtactcaaggaagagcaagaatttgaagtaagaaagtttagaaaagcgtggagaagggtcaatgaacaagcttagagtttcccggctactttgcaacgcaggagtcaggatcttttggcattaaatgcgaattacctgagtctgcggcatgtccggacaagcgtaaagtcaaatTTCTGGCATTATGTGTAATATTTCTGTGGGAAAAACCGCAATCTTCAAGGTCAGTAGGTAACAGTGATAATCTCCGGCTTAAAAACCTGTGCTTCTAGTATAGATGCCGGAAGTGATAATTGGTCAAAATGGAGATTTTGGTATGGAGTACAAATGTTAGAAGGTGGACATTTCACGATCGTACTAGAACGAACGATTTGATTTTACCAAGACTTCTTTAAATTTAGAGGGGTGACGCTCTGACCAAAAAAATCGAGCCTCAATCTGTTCGCTATACTTGTGGCACACAGATGTGCGTACGTTGCTCGCTCTCGAAGAAAAAAAGATGGCCGAAAAATCAACCGACTCGAACAAGCGTCACGACAACACTAACAGGTCCCTTGGCCCCCAATGGTTATTACCACCACTGAGAagctcaaaaatgtttcaaaatagtctaacacgggtccaacgatagaCGTCCGGTGAACGGTTCGTTGGACGTCGTCCATGGTCattggatgattttgaaacaatCTTTCTTAGGGGGTACTTGGAATAGGTATATTCACGTGGGTGTCGAATATCGTAATTCAGCCGTATGGTATCCGGTGGGGGCTCTCGCAGTATTTCAGCAAAGAATCGACTCACTTGGATTTCTGTTCGCCATGtcataagaggcgactaacaacagttGTTCTGTCAAATGGTGAGATAACTTCGTACTCACATGTATCCTACCTCATGCCTTCACGTGAGTCTATCGATGACATTTGATCGTTAGACCGGCGTAGCCTGGGTGCTAACAGCCTTCTGATGTAGCTTTGGAATCAGAGGGTGCCAACGGGCGGGAAGCAAAACCCCAACCGTAAAATGTATGCTTCAATCCAAGGTGAGACGTGACCCGCCCCGAGGGATGACTGGCGGGGGGGCATCAACACTTCGAACCCCAACTCTacgtaaaactatttttttttccacAGTATTTTGCCCGTACCCTGTCAAGCGGGGCTCTGACAGGGTTGACTTTCTTTCCCTAGCTATTTGTGGGAACAAAACAGAAAACACTAAGAACACTGTAAACATGACTTTGGAGGAGATTGCGGCGATGGAGGTGGAAAAGAAGGATTGCGTGGAAGGTAAGCTTGGAGAGCTGCTGAATAGTGGTTCATTGGAGGATGATGTGTCCTGCTAGAGTTGTCCAAAATCCCAATAGGGAAGGCACCATCCAAGCGACAGCGTTCGATAGACACGGAGTCGCCGAACAATAATGGGTGCAGGAAGgaacggaccgaaacgtcggatgaagacaaaatagtttgtttttgcttaaaaattagaCTGCAAAGCCATACACCTAACCTAAAAATTGGAAACAGTCGACTCCAGTTCAAAGCAGGAAGGAACTGTAACCGAAAAAGATCAAAGGTCAGGATCCCAGACACCAAAAACTGAGCAGCGCTCAACCTTCAACGAAATAGCCAAGTCGCACTCGATGGCCATCATCCCAGTTGGTTACCCTGCGAATACCCTCAGCCATGAACAGCTGAATGCTACTCGATGCACGCAGGTCGATAGCATAATGGAGCAGAGCTCAAGCAATACGGGACCCAAGTTTAGAAAGTGCACCTACAAACAAGGGTAAGTTCAGAGGCTAGCCTGCCTCTCTATCACAGGCGCTATGAAATCAACACCCACTACAGCCATGGAAGCCATGCTTCATCTACCTTCATTGCACATTGCAATGCACAAACCTGTTACGAGAAAGGCGAGACTTGGCTCTCTGAGAGTGCTAAAGGGTAAACCACtatttgatggggatttaaaTAGTCACCTGAGTATAATAAAGGAACTCAAACTAAACCCTGTCTTGACTACAGTTCAAGATAAAATGGAGATTAAATCGAACTTCTATATCTCATATGAGGTCCACAAAGTGGATCGTCAGATATGGGATGTAGGGGGTCCCATACTACATCATTCTATGCGGTTCTAAAATGGCTTAGCTGACTGGCTTGGGAATCTTCGGACCAAGAATTGAAGAAGCGATAACAATGGGAAAGTGGCGTATAGTTTTCCAGGCAGAGGTATATGCAATACACACCTGCTCGGGGGTCtgtaggaaacgaaactacagacatgcaaaaatcacaatcttctcggacagccaagcagcactgttggcattaaggtcgtcaaaatgtgagtccaaactggtttgggagtgcatcacatctttacaacaactggcaactcggaataaagtaatgatttTCTGGGTACCTGACCACCAAGGAATCGATGGTAACGAAGTAGCCGACGAATTAGCcaggcgtggttcatcaaacacgtttgttggaccagaaccatttctaggtATATCTACCTTTGCCATCAAATTAGAACTTTCGGCTTGGGCAAGGGACCAACTAGTAAACAACTGGCGTAATGTAGAAGGCGCCCGACAAGCTAAAAAATTCAAGCATCCAGATACAGcgagagccaaaaaactaatagatctaaaacgaaaagatttacgTATAATCATAGGTTTGGCAAAAGTCTAGATGACAATTGTCGATTctgtaactacgagcccgagagctcggaacatattctctgccattctgcagtactatttcttggaagggagcgatacttcggaaggcataTTATGACGCCTCACGTGATgtggcatacctgtcccaaacggatccttatactacgttcacactacagagttaactCCTAGTGTGAACGTTGTAttagctacattaataatgtaccacccggttgggacgacacatgtggacaaataAACGACTCGCTTctaactacattggattcgagtaatttgtaacatgttgagcaaacaggggcagccacaaaa carries:
- the LOC131692693 gene encoding zinc finger protein ZXDC isoform X1, which produces MSYQITLQDCINDNTFDIDAFERAIQQQVPQYFQNLADENPQLGSLGLIPSTDGENGFTAGGRSRSGSGGSGGSSSEDSILIEFEKIDEQEDGGYYENNTLNEEGEPSHATITIEGPDNQILARYRCNYGSCNRSYSTVGNLRTHMKTHRGEYKFKCTEDGCSKAFLTSYSQKIHIRVHTKIKPYVCAESSCRKAFNTRYRLRAHQRLHNGETFNCEVCSKFFTTLSDLKKHSRVHTQERPYKCKEEKCGKAFTASHHLKTHIRTHSGERPFSCAVSDCQKAFSTPHSLKSHTKTHEKPKKKSSKSVRKQRKLDRATKTEQSIVKQETHPELIIEDELPPLDEPEDEEDQEQLGVQPTEAPYSLVDFHESKALEMALASEEEFNAPWVDISVLETKPLALDPVTSSCVALPTSVPSYVDLPFNVNVADFAEPEQSDGSGELFLGGYYDENLLQESARKEIDEAIHISEQNVAKLEQMGNQDTDTILNELFMEGILPTGSEQQDTNNNDCSEPIKTLKDITADADICRCVNCQCDPHQGCIGGCGPERPCRPQSASTHQQQQQQHQMASLPALVESLNSYQDHQPEPTELALGNMCDGKKVPPTPSSSSGKGCCSSKSSSTTQAAATAEPISELLTSLIGQQSCDCRGPAEGISKGCCVVICLKTLETLKQVLTTQPNLIRCHSASSSAIAN
- the LOC131692693 gene encoding zinc finger and BTB domain-containing protein 24 isoform X2 → MLNTLCLSYYENNTLNEEGEPSHATITIEGPDNQILARYRCNYGSCNRSYSTVGNLRTHMKTHRGEYKFKCTEDGCSKAFLTSYSQKIHIRVHTKIKPYVCAESSCRKAFNTRYRLRAHQRLHNGETFNCEVCSKFFTTLSDLKKHSRVHTQERPYKCKEEKCGKAFTASHHLKTHIRTHSGERPFSCAVSDCQKAFSTPHSLKSHTKTHEKPKKKSSKSVRKQRKLDRATKTEQSIVKQETHPELIIEDELPPLDEPEDEEDQEQLGVQPTEAPYSLVDFHESKALEMALASEEEFNAPWVDISVLETKPLALDPVTSSCVALPTSVPSYVDLPFNVNVADFAEPEQSDGSGELFLGGYYDENLLQESARKEIDEAIHISEQNVAKLEQMGNQDTDTILNELFMEGILPTGSEQQDTNNNDCSEPIKTLKDITADADICRCVNCQCDPHQGCIGGCGPERPCRPQSASTHQQQQQQHQMASLPALVESLNSYQDHQPEPTELALGNMCDGKKVPPTPSSSSGKGCCSSKSSSTTQAAATAEPISELLTSLIGQQSCDCRGPAEGISKGCCVVICLKTLETLKQVLTTQPNLIRCHSASSSAIAN